A region from the Flavobacteriales bacterium genome encodes:
- a CDS encoding T9SS type A sorting domain-containing protein: MRTLALPALWLSVHAFAQPLTVGFNTHYETCSNSNGSVQAVVGGGTPPYTYLWSNSATTDSIWGLNAGVYTLTVTDDLGTVLSQDATVQNVNDIGAFSGLNHAGSMFTTGFGVPCEGVCNGAGAATQVGFYGTPPYAFEWDDPNIVQTGISVQGDPIFYGFCGNGTYTFQAFDANGCSSFASTGSIIQMDSTSFARIDSVDAADCLLDNGMVHISMPGWCAYFDVYQNGVLLFSTGQNMFTAEIGGLGPGVYDIGVRYCVSGCDQWLSVTIPATGPGCGQVDGTVFNDVNGNCLQDAGDVGIPYRIMRVNPVNELVISSMDGRFLESLPPGSYTLEQLDPGLYPICPLPQPVPFTLNGDSATIDLADTTVWGSSVDLSISAGSFFARPGFLHSTFSTVFSNTPTNSGPVTVTCVLDAQTSFSQASPIPTTVNGNTVLWVVPTVAAFAQTNFNALTLIPVGTPLGTSILHQWSVSTAPADLDASNDQASTLTGVTGSYDPNDKTAFTSSGLSSSEYYINQDEYIDYVIRFQNTGTDTAFTVVVVDTLPLELDQSTFQQGAASQPFSVAFKPGRVVEWTFNNILLPDSNTNEPRSHGAVGFRIRPTPPVMPGLVLANAADIFFDFNAPVRTNTSELFVATGMAIASRSEPSALQLFPNPTEDVLRVNGAQVGSTLRILSTDGRLVHAQRVVTTSEQVVVGHLPQALYILQERAANGTTRQARFAVR, from the coding sequence ATGAGGACACTCGCGCTTCCTGCACTTTGGTTATCGGTCCATGCCTTTGCGCAGCCACTGACCGTCGGTTTCAACACGCACTACGAGACCTGCTCCAACAGCAACGGATCAGTGCAAGCCGTCGTGGGCGGTGGCACACCACCCTACACCTACCTCTGGAGCAACAGTGCTACCACCGATTCCATCTGGGGATTGAACGCGGGTGTGTACACCCTCACGGTTACGGATGACCTGGGCACCGTGCTCTCGCAGGACGCGACCGTCCAGAACGTGAACGACATCGGCGCGTTTTCCGGTCTCAACCATGCAGGTTCCATGTTCACCACCGGCTTCGGGGTGCCCTGTGAGGGCGTGTGCAATGGCGCCGGCGCCGCCACACAGGTCGGTTTCTATGGCACGCCGCCCTACGCGTTCGAGTGGGACGATCCGAACATCGTACAGACCGGCATATCGGTGCAAGGCGACCCCATCTTCTACGGCTTCTGCGGTAATGGCACCTACACTTTCCAGGCGTTCGATGCGAACGGTTGCTCATCGTTCGCAAGCACCGGGTCCATCATCCAAATGGACAGCACCAGTTTCGCGCGGATCGATTCCGTGGATGCCGCAGACTGCCTCTTGGACAATGGAATGGTCCATATCTCAATGCCGGGCTGGTGCGCCTACTTCGATGTGTACCAGAACGGTGTGCTCCTGTTCAGCACGGGCCAGAACATGTTCACCGCCGAGATCGGTGGTCTGGGACCCGGTGTGTACGATATCGGTGTGCGCTACTGCGTGTCCGGTTGCGATCAGTGGTTGTCCGTCACCATTCCAGCAACAGGTCCTGGCTGCGGACAAGTGGACGGCACCGTGTTCAACGATGTGAACGGGAACTGCTTGCAGGATGCTGGGGATGTGGGCATACCGTATCGCATCATGCGCGTGAACCCTGTGAACGAGCTGGTGATCTCCAGCATGGACGGCCGCTTCCTGGAAAGTCTTCCACCCGGCAGCTACACCTTGGAACAACTGGACCCAGGTCTCTATCCCATTTGTCCATTGCCGCAACCCGTGCCCTTTACCTTGAACGGCGACAGCGCAACGATCGACCTGGCCGACACCACGGTTTGGGGCTCCTCGGTGGATCTCTCCATCAGCGCGGGCAGCTTCTTTGCGCGCCCCGGATTTTTGCACAGCACGTTCTCAACGGTATTCAGCAACACTCCAACGAACAGTGGGCCGGTCACGGTAACGTGTGTATTGGATGCACAAACCAGCTTCTCGCAGGCTTCGCCGATACCAACAACGGTCAACGGGAATACCGTGCTGTGGGTAGTGCCCACGGTGGCAGCTTTTGCCCAAACCAATTTCAACGCGCTAACACTGATCCCAGTCGGAACACCGCTCGGCACAAGCATCCTTCACCAATGGTCCGTTTCCACAGCACCGGCGGATCTGGACGCATCAAACGACCAGGCGAGCACGCTCACCGGGGTTACCGGCAGCTACGACCCGAACGACAAGACCGCCTTCACCAGCAGTGGCCTCAGCAGCTCCGAATACTACATCAACCAGGACGAGTACATCGATTACGTCATCCGCTTCCAGAACACCGGTACCGACACTGCGTTCACCGTTGTGGTCGTTGACACACTTCCGCTGGAGCTCGACCAGTCCACTTTCCAGCAGGGCGCAGCCAGCCAACCCTTCAGCGTGGCTTTCAAGCCGGGCCGCGTGGTGGAATGGACCTTCAACAACATCCTGCTGCCGGACAGTAACACCAACGAACCACGGAGCCACGGAGCAGTGGGCTTCCGCATAAGGCCTACGCCACCGGTGATGCCCGGCTTGGTGCTGGCGAACGCGGCCGACATCTTCTTCGACTTCAACGCACCAGTGCGCACCAACACGAGCGAGCTTTTTGTGGCAACCGGTATGGCTATTGCCAGTCGATCCGAGCCGTCTGCGCTTCAGCTGTTCCCCAACCCCACCGAGGACGTGCTCCGTGTGAACGGGGCGCAGGTGGGAAGCACCTTGCGGATCCTCTCAACGGACGGTCGCTTAGTGCACGCGCAGCGTGTTGTTACCACCTCCGAACAAGTTGTGGTCGGCCACCTGCCCCAGGCTCTCTACATCTTGCAGGAACGCGCCGCCAACGGCACAACGCGCCAAGCCCGGTTCGCCGTTCGTTGA
- a CDS encoding DNA-binding protein: MNITFNELRRIKDRLPDGSIHRIASELDMNVETVWNYFGGYSHKEGRSMGVHLEGGPDGGIVALDDTRILDLANQILEEPRN, encoded by the coding sequence ATGAACATCACCTTCAACGAACTGCGCCGCATCAAGGACCGCTTACCGGACGGCAGCATCCATCGCATCGCGAGCGAGCTGGACATGAACGTGGAGACCGTGTGGAACTACTTCGGTGGGTACAGCCACAAGGAAGGGCGCAGCATGGGCGTGCATCTGGAGGGTGGACCTGACGGCGGCATTGTGGCGTTGGACGATACACGCATCCTGGACCTGGCCAATCAGATCCTGGAAGAACCGCGCAACTGA